One genomic region from Aliarcobacter cryaerophilus ATCC 43158 encodes:
- a CDS encoding Rieske 2Fe-2S domain-containing protein, producing MSKDTNRRDFIGYSFAAVAAVGGAASLYGMKQVWDPLPSVLAGGFTTIDLTALKAGEPGTFTWRGKPIFVLKKTADMENSTRDLTIGSDRYTVAIGLCTHLGCIPAWKKDKWKCACHGGEFNASGHQTFGPPPRPLDLPPFEVKGNTIVLGNEGPECQKIAEAMRA from the coding sequence ATGTCTAAAGATACAAATAGACGAGATTTTATTGGCTACTCATTTGCTGCAGTTGCTGCAGTTGGAGGAGCCGCATCTTTGTATGGTATGAAACAGGTATGGGATCCACTTCCTAGCGTTTTAGCTGGTGGATTTACAACGATTGATTTAACTGCTTTAAAAGCAGGTGAGCCAGGAACTTTTACTTGGAGAGGGAAGCCTATTTTTGTTTTAAAAAAGACTGCTGATATGGAAAATAGTACAAGAGACTTAACTATAGGTAGTGACAGATACACTGTTGCGATTGGACTTTGTACTCATCTTGGATGTATTCCAGCATGGAAAAAAGATAAATGGAAATGTGCATGTCACGGTGGAGAATTTAATGCGAGTGGTCACCAAACTTTTGGACCACCACCTAGACCACTTGATTTACCTCCATTTGAAGTAAAAGGTAATACGATAGTTCTTGGAAACGAAGGACCAGAGTGTCAAAAAATCGCAGAAGCGATGAGAGCATAA
- the thrC gene encoding threonine synthase, which translates to MGFIETRGNDGKREKEVSFSEAILNPSSSFGGLYVPKKLPNLGENFIENHINKSYKELAFDILKAFEIDIDDNEIQKALDLYDNFDNPTNPSPVVKVKDDLYVNEQYHGPTRAFKDMALQPFGSIFSSIAQKKDENYLILAATSGDTGPAALNTFRNKKNIQVVCLYPDGGTSDVQRLQMVCEDGENLKVLGIRGNFDDAQNALKTLLASNSFKAELEKDKIKLSAANSVNFGRIIFQIIYHFWSYLELIRQNAIKNDENIYLVVPSGNFGNVLGAYYAQKMGLCIEKLLVASNENNILTQWINTGIYDIRDKALKLTKSPAMDILKSSNIERVIFDLFGSSRTKELMEDLNKNNIFEMTEKETKELQKYFSATFSNDSFGNTTIKEFLDKGYLMDPHTATCIKAYNDLKEKPLKTVIYSTAEWTKFSPTVLNALNQDSKKYSDKEALEEISTKFGANLPQSIKNLFNAKINHSSVIEKENIEAEIIKFIRKS; encoded by the coding sequence ATGGGATTTATTGAAACAAGAGGAAATGATGGAAAAAGAGAAAAAGAAGTAAGTTTTAGCGAAGCTATTTTAAATCCAAGTAGCTCTTTTGGTGGACTTTATGTGCCAAAAAAATTACCAAATTTAGGTGAAAATTTTATTGAAAATCATATTAACAAAAGCTATAAAGAGCTTGCATTTGATATTTTAAAAGCTTTTGAGATTGATATTGATGATAATGAAATACAAAAAGCATTAGATTTATACGATAATTTTGATAATCCAACAAACCCAAGTCCAGTTGTAAAAGTTAAAGATGATTTGTATGTAAATGAGCAATATCATGGTCCTACACGTGCTTTTAAAGATATGGCACTTCAACCTTTTGGATCAATTTTTAGCTCTATTGCACAAAAAAAAGATGAAAACTACCTAATTTTAGCAGCAACATCTGGAGATACAGGACCAGCTGCGCTAAATACTTTTAGAAATAAAAAGAACATTCAGGTTGTTTGTCTATATCCAGATGGAGGAACTAGCGATGTGCAAAGACTTCAAATGGTTTGTGAAGATGGAGAAAATCTAAAAGTTTTAGGAATAAGAGGAAACTTTGATGATGCACAAAATGCTCTAAAAACTCTTTTAGCTTCAAATAGTTTCAAAGCTGAATTAGAAAAAGACAAGATCAAATTAAGTGCTGCAAATAGTGTTAATTTTGGAAGAATTATTTTCCAAATTATATATCACTTCTGGTCATACTTAGAACTTATTCGTCAAAATGCAATTAAAAATGATGAAAATATATATTTAGTTGTTCCTAGTGGAAACTTTGGAAATGTTCTTGGAGCTTATTATGCTCAAAAAATGGGTCTTTGTATTGAAAAACTTTTAGTTGCTTCAAATGAAAATAATATTTTAACACAATGGATAAACACAGGAATTTATGATATCAGAGATAAAGCTCTAAAATTAACAAAATCACCAGCTATGGATATATTAAAATCTTCAAATATAGAAAGAGTAATTTTTGATCTATTTGGAAGTAGTAGAACAAAAGAGTTAATGGAAGATTTAAACAAAAATAATATTTTTGAAATGACTGAAAAAGAGACAAAAGAGTTACAAAAATATTTTAGTGCTACTTTTAGTAATGATTCATTTGGTAACACTACAATAAAAGAGTTTTTGGATAAAGGATACCTTATGGATCCTCATACTGCAACTTGTATAAAAGCTTACAATGACTTAAAGGAAAAGCCTCTAAAAACTGTAATCTACTCAACAGCAGAGTGGACAAAATTCTCGCCAACTGTTTTAAATGCTTTAAATCAAGACTCTAAAAAATATAGTGATAAAGAGGCTTTAGAAGAGATTAGTACAAAATTTGGTGCTAACTTACCTCAGTCTATTAAAAATCTTTTTAATGCGAAAATCAATCACTCTTCCGTAATAGAGAAAGAAAATATTGAAGCTGAAATCATAAAATTTATTAGAAAATCATAA
- the argB gene encoding acetylglutamate kinase, whose product MTKTNPKVQTLIDAIPYFKKFYGKTIVIKYGGSAQTSDDLKEKFAQDIVLLTLLGIKPIVVHGGGARITELLTKLEIPSHFVDGYRVTCKESMRVVEMVLSGEINKNLASLLNHHGAKAIGISGKDSGIIKAVPKDGGKFGYTGDITFVNGEIINNLIKDGFIPVIAPIANGDEPNHPGYNINADVAACEIAMAVKAQKVIFLTDTVGVLNKSGELIQTLDKANVEMFKKDGTIAGGMIPKVDSCIESIHNGVNKAHIIDGRVEHSILLELFTSDGIGTQFIRVDNPNNGIDIEKLLNS is encoded by the coding sequence ATGACAAAAACAAATCCAAAAGTTCAAACTCTAATAGATGCTATTCCATATTTCAAAAAATTTTATGGAAAAACAATAGTTATAAAATATGGTGGAAGCGCACAAACAAGTGATGATTTAAAAGAGAAATTTGCTCAAGATATAGTTTTGCTAACTCTTTTGGGAATAAAACCTATAGTTGTTCATGGTGGAGGAGCAAGAATCACAGAACTTTTAACAAAACTTGAAATTCCTTCACATTTTGTAGATGGTTATAGAGTTACTTGTAAAGAGAGTATGAGAGTTGTTGAGATGGTTTTAAGTGGAGAAATAAATAAAAATCTTGCTTCACTTTTAAATCATCACGGTGCAAAAGCTATTGGAATATCTGGAAAAGATAGTGGCATAATTAAAGCCGTTCCAAAAGATGGTGGGAAATTTGGTTACACTGGAGATATAACTTTTGTAAATGGAGAGATAATAAATAACCTTATAAAGGATGGATTTATTCCAGTGATTGCTCCTATTGCAAATGGGGATGAACCAAATCATCCAGGTTATAACATAAATGCAGATGTAGCAGCTTGTGAAATTGCGATGGCTGTAAAAGCTCAAAAAGTTATATTTTTGACTGATACAGTTGGTGTTTTAAATAAAAGTGGAGAATTAATCCAAACTTTAGATAAGGCAAATGTTGAAATGTTCAAAAAAGATGGAACAATTGCTGGTGGAATGATTCCAAAAGTTGATTCATGCATAGAATCTATTCATAATGGTGTAAATAAAGCTCATATTATAGATGGCAGAGTTGAGCATTCAATCTTACTTGAGCTGTTTACAAGTGATGGAATAGGAACTCAGTTTATAAGAGTTGATAATCCAAATAATGGTATTGATATAGAAAAATTATTAAATAGTTAA